A stretch of the Drosophila sulfurigaster albostrigata strain 15112-1811.04 chromosome 2L, ASM2355843v2, whole genome shotgun sequence genome encodes the following:
- the LOC133835197 gene encoding circumsporozoite protein — MSYRKNNYNPQRDFNRHKNEIKERSKTWGQQKFRPTPYVRTAPPPVPEEAKPWQHVKNDIVGDEQEARSADRFNMDSQQAKDILKEREKNHRRNVIEAQRNQTTTWESFNDNDNDDGSSKAKAKSNAQGNPNSKEKLNAQGKQKANGKFNAHGKPYAKGKFKAQGKPNANGKFNAHRKPYAKEKPFTQTTPSISEKQKSMINITDQRQLNDKQRNVMRRKLTRVANRAYDKGEDMDFMINDLRNNYATNPNNKFRN; from the coding sequence ATGTCgtatagaaaaaataattacaatccGCAGCGTGACTTTAACAgacacaaaaatgaaataaaagaacGCTCCAAAACATGGGGCCAACAAAAGTTCAGGCCCACTCCATATGTGCGCACAGCACCACCTCCAGTGCCCGAGGAGGCGAAACCCTGGCAGCACGTGAAGAACGACATTGTAGGCGATGAACAGGAAGCGCGTAGTGCAGATCGCTTTAATATGGATAGTCAGCAGGCTAAGGATATCCTGAAAGAACGCGAGAAGAATCACAGGCGCAATGTTATCGAAGCACAGCGTAATCAAACAACCACTTGGGAAAGCTTCAATGATAACGACAACGATGATGGCTCATCCAAGGCGAAGGCGAAATCCAACGCCCAGGGAAATCCCAATAGCAAGGAGAAACTCAACGCTCAGGGGAAGCAGAAAGCCAACGGGAAGTTCAACGCTCACGGAAAACCTTATGCCAAAGGGAAGTTCAAAGCTCAGGGGAAGCCGAACGCAAACGGGAAGTTCAACGCTCACAGAAAGCCTTATGCCAAAGAGAAGCCTTTCACGCAGACGACGCCCAGCATCTCTGAAAAACAAAAGTCTATGATAAACATCACAGATCAGCGGCAACTAAACGATAAACAGCGTAATGTTATGCGCAGGAAGCTTACACGCGTAGCAAATCGTGCATATGATAAAGGAGAAGATATGGACTTCATGATCAACGATTTGAGGAACAACTATGCCACAAATCCAAACAATAAGtttcgaaattaa
- the LOC133835193 gene encoding uncharacterized protein LOC133835193 — MDATAPAIASHAPSETKLQILQQPPASAAAAAANENGVQTTAAKKSETQTANLVGSGTGTVGPVTGASSAMHSNVEAGGEKAQEAQKNAKLKTELAPTEKVLITICSADRKNKKTFMSLPSRKDVIEKAHKFGLSGSTIVLESNGCEICEDEVLLFAAKEKILLMLLAESDEYVILPPPSPLNRSERAGSSIDPSFVSNANDSTVSNDETLSLASVTPSNSKTSTAAQFKEFAIPWTKVPNDIMKLLRGKTSLGKRLNTLANLLVDALRERSAHIPIRVFREVAQQAAQKYPDSLLEKDREGQQIATSPQALISKMINRNNALNRPQKRASSGSSDIHISNSSKKRKSANAGGGGSGLASNGNAKSAALNRDLEEKKELLIASYRGSAKVELATIAEYMKECFPLQRAFFNNSEKIPDITAIKSNWPYIFNKEQLYQHFELLMSIDPRLLEQRFASERERIFKFFKTSKNKKVNALEENNANLVRGLAYHFNEDPDYIFKHFENGPLPKDVLQHINPTNAPWVALVNTPAAAGGTSEATSEAMVYIEGQIMSTFAATDADLPDIIAQLLCYYYTFNMMYPKEANQTLEFIVVYFVQHAPEQARNSKKSITSNSKFNQLIAKLANANG; from the exons ATGGATGCCACAGCTCCAGCCATAGCATCGCATGCTCCAAGCGAgacaaaattacaaatactACAACAACCCCCGGCGTCCGCGGCGGCCGCTGCGGCAAATGAAAATGGTgtacaaacaacagcagcaaaaaaatcggaaacacaaacagcaaattTAGTTGGAAGTGGAACTGGAACTGTTGGGCCTGTGACTGGAGCTTCTTCTG CAATGCATTCCAATGTTGAGGCTGGAGGAGAAAAAGCGCAAGAGGCGCAGAAAAATGCGAAACTAAAAACAGAGCTAGCGCCCACTGAAAAGGTATTGATTACCATATGTAGTGCGGACCGTAAGAATAAAAAGACCTTCATGTCCTTGCCCAGCCGCAAGGATGTGATTGAAAAAG CTCACAAATTTGGACTATCGGGCAGCACAATTGTGCTGGAGAGCAATGGCTGTGAGATCTGCGAGGATGAAGTGCTACTCTTTGCagccaaagaaaaaatattattaatgctGCTCGCCGAAAGCGACGAATATGTCATATTACCTCCACCCTCGCCATTGAATCGATCTGAACGCGCTGGCAGCTCCATTGATCCCAGCTTTGTTTCGAATGCCAACGATTCTACAGTGTCTAACGATGAGACACTGTCGCTTGCCAGCGTTACGCCCAGCAATTCAAAGACATCGACAGCGGCTCAATTCAAAGAGTTTGCGATACCTTGGACAAAGGTACCTAATGACATTATGAAGCTGTTGCGCGGTAAGACCAGTCTGGGCAAGCGTCTCAATACGCTGGCGAATCTGCTGGTAGATGCACTGAGAGAGCGTTCTGCTCACATACCTATACGCGTATTTCGGGAGGTTGCCCAGCAGGCGGCACAGAAGTACCCGGACTCGTTACTGGAAAAAGATCGTGAGGGTCAACAGATTGCTACTTCGCCACAAGCGCTCATCTCAAAGATGATCAATCGTAACAATGCGCTCAATCGTCCACAAAAGCGTGCGAGCTCTGGCAGCTCTGACATacacatcagcaacagcagtaagAAACGCAAATCTGCCAATGCAGGAGGCGGAGGAAGTGGATTGGCGTCTAATGGCAATGCCAAGTCAGCTGCACTCAATCGTGACCTGGAGGAGAAAAAGGAATTGCTCATTGCCAGCTATCGTGGCAGTGCCAAAGTGGAGTTGGCCACCATTGCCGAATATATGAAGGAATGTTTTCCATTGCAGCGTGCATTCTTCAACAATAGCGAAAAGATACCCGATATTACGGCTATCAAGTCCAACTGGccgtatatttttaacaaagaGCAGTTGTATCAGCATTTTGAGTTGCTTATGTCAATTGATCCTCGTTTGTTGGAGCAACGTTTTGCGAGTGAACGGGAGCGCATCTTTAAGTTTTTTAAGACGTccaaaaataagaaagtcAATGCACTGGAGGAGAATAATGCGAATCTGGTGCGTGGTTTGGCCTATCATTTCAATGAGGATCCCGATTACATATTCAAGCACTTTGAAAACGGACCCTTGCCCAAGGATGTGCTGCAGCACATCAATCCAACCAATGCACCCTGGGTGGCTCTAGTCA ATacaccagctgctgctggaggcACTTCAGAGGCAACCTCAGAGGCAATGGTGTACATTGAGGGGCAAATAATGAGTACATTTGCTGCCACAGATGCCGATTTACCCGACATTATTGCGCAATTGCTCTGCTACTATTATACCTTCAACATGATGTACCCCAAGGAAGCCAATCAAACACTCGAATTTATTGTCGTCTATTTTGTGCAGCATGCGCCGGAACAGGCGCGTAACTCCAAAAAGAGCATCACATCCAACAGTAAATTCAATCAACTAATTGCCAAACTGGCCAATGCGAATGGTTGA
- the LOC133835192 gene encoding protein smoothened isoform X1: protein MMPSTFIASCLLLFSLPAALFATPASSSTPASSTQGDLEAINGTTNYRLYGKKGKDDKPWLIDLDSRHIHCVRRSRCLEVNATHNTCLGSKLPYGFTSLGLTDYRQEKELDEALSGYYALRHVPKCWAVIQPFLCAVFKPKCEVINGQDMVYLPSYEMCKITLEPCRMLYNTTFFPKFLRCNETLFPMKCSNDAREMKFNVTGKCLAPLVPADNAASYYPGIEGCGVQCKDPLYTDDEHRQIHKLIGYGGTLCLLSNLFVVATFLIDWQNANKYPAVIVFYINLCFLISCFGWLVQFTSGSREDIVCRKDGTLRHSEPTAGENLSCIVIFVLVYYFLTAGMVWFVFLTYAWHWRAMGHVQDRIDKKGSYFHLVAWSLPLVLTITTMALSEVDGSGIVGICFVGYTNHSMRAGLLLGPLCGVILIGGYFITRGMIMLFGLKHFANDIKSTSASNKIHLIIMRMGVCALLTLIFILVAIACHVTEFRHSSEWAESLRQYIFCRITSVFDENSVCKIENRPSVGVLQLHLLCLFSSGILMSTWCWTPSSIETWKRYIKKKCGKEVVEEVKMPKHKVIAQTWAKRKDFEDKGRLSITLYNTHTDPVGLNFDVNDLNSSETNEISSTWVHYLPQCVKRRMALTGVTTGNTNSSSQGQAGRKNSLDSEISVSVRHVSVESRRNSVDSQVSVKIAEMKTKVASRSRQHGKHGGYASSSNKRTQRRRDFIAASSGRTKYSSAAGRGRRESSTSVESQVIALKKTTYPNASHKVGMFAQSTKKQHNSSRRRNGGLDPTIINEFIQKNGQFILPFLQNQGMTTSSDEEENSRASFKIQDLNVVVKQELSDDDDDDDDVDAGPTIQELPNNGNKAAALEHFLKHMQKSGESNRHSRNSQRSRKSRNKESTNKSHKHGGVELDLDLDMDSNSDFKHKYARQLAAAIDVNGDSLSCSSAELDIPLDIMLHSSYSGLSTGKPNSRNSKTSCDVGIQANPFDIATHTLPSYGNDELQQAMRLLNAASRQRNVLLSEEATEMQSLLGPRHQKEPTIMSESDKLKMLLLPSK from the exons ATGATGCC GAGCACTTTCATTGCTAGCTGCCTGTTGCTCTTCAGTCTGCCCGCTGCCCTCTTTGCCACGCCCGCCTCTAGTTCCACGCCAGCGAGCTCAACTCAAGGCGATCTAGAAGCAATCAATGGCACAACCAATTATCGACTGTATGGCAAAAAGGGCAAGGACGACAAGCCTTGGCTGATTGATCTCGACAGCCGGCACATACACTGTGTGCGACGTTCACGATGCCTCGAAGTcaatgccacacacaacacttgCTTGGGTTCCAAGTTACCCTACGGCTTTACCAGTCTGGGCTTGACGGACTATCGCCAGGAGAAGGAGTTGGATGAGGCCTTGAGTGGCTACTATGCGCTAAGACATGTGCCCAAGTGCTGGGCTGTTATACAG CCATTTTTGTGCGCTGTTTTTAAGCCCAAGTGCGAGGTAATCAATGGTCAGGACATGGTCTACCTGCCTTCGTATGAAATGTGCAAGATTACCCTCGAGCCCTGCCGCATGCTGTACAACACAACATTTTTCCCGAAATTTCTGCGTTGCAACGAAACCTTGTTTCCCATGAAGTGCAGTAATGATGCCCgcgaaatgaaattcaatgtAACGGGCAAATGTTTGGCACCTTTGGTGCCCGCCGACAACGCGGCGAGCTATTATCCCGGCATTGAGGGCTGCGGCGTGCAATGCAAGGATCCGTTGTACACGGACGATGAGCATAGACAGATTCACAAGCTCATTGGATATGGTGGAACTTTATGTCTGCTGTCGAATCTGTTTGTGGTCGCAACTTTTCTCATTGACTGGCAGAATGCCAACAAATATCCAGCTGTCATTGTATTTTACATCAATCTGTGCTTTCTTATCTCCTGTTTTGG TTGGCTTGTGCAGTTTACGTCGGGTTCTCGCGAGGATATCGTCTGTCGCAAAGATGGCACACTTCGTCACTCGGAGCCCACGGCCGGCGAGAATCTCTCCTGTATTGTGATATTTGTGCTTGTATACTACTTTTTGACTGCCGGCATGGTGTGGTTTGTATTCCTCACCTATGCTTGGCATTGGCGGGCCATGGGCCATGTGCAAGATCGCATCGACAAGAAGGGTTCATACTTTCATCTGGTGGCTTGGTCGCTGCCCTTGGTGCTAACGATCACAACGATGGCGTTGAGTGAGGTTGATGGCAGCGGCATTGTGGGCATCTGTTTTGTGGGCTACACAAATCATTCGATGCGTGCCGGTTTGCTGCTTGGACCTCTATGCGGCGTCATTCTAATTGGTGGCTATTTCATAACGCGTGGCATGATAATGTTGTTTGGCCTAAAGCATTTTGCCAACGACATTAAATCCACATCGGCTAGCAATAAAATCCATTTGATTATTATGCGGATGGGTGTCTGTGCGCTGttaacattaattttcataCTCGTTGCCATCGCCTGTCATGTGACGGAGTTTCGCCACTCTTCCGAATGGGCCGAAAGCCTTAGGCAGTACATATT TTGTCGCATCACCTCGGTGTTTGATGAGAACAGCGTGTGTAAGATCGAGAATCGTCCCAGCGTTGGCGTGCTCCAACTGCATTTGCTTTGCCTATTCAGTTCGGGCATTTTAATGTCTACGTGGTGCTGGACTCCGTCCTCCATTGAGACCTGGAAGCGTTACATCAaaaa AAAGTGTGGCAAGGAAGTCGTCGAGGAAGTCAAGATGCCCAAACACAAGGTCATTGCACAGACTTGGGCCAAGCGCAAGGACTTTGAGGACAAGGGCCGACTATCTATAACCCTCTACAATACGCACACCGATCCAGTGGGCTTAAATTTCGATGTGAATGATTTGAACTCGTCCGAAACGAACGAGATAAGCTCCACTTGGGTGCATTATTTGCCGCAATGTGTGAAACGTCGCATGGCCCTGACTGGCGTCACAACAGGCAACACAAACTCCTCCAGTCAAGGCCAGGCTGGACGCAAGAACTCGCTGGACTCGGAGATTAGTGTGAGCGTGCGTCACGTGTCTGTGGAATCGCGTCGCAACTCAGTCGACTCGCAGGTCTCAGTGAAGATTGccgaaatgaaaactaaagTTGCTTCACGTTCGCGACAACATGGCAAACATGGTGGTTACGCCTCGAGCAGCAATAAGCGCACACAACGGCGTCGCGATTTCATTGCGGCCAGCAGCGGACGCACCAAATACAGCAGCGCCGCTGGACGTGGACGACGGGAGAGCAGCACCTCGGTGGAGTCGCAAGTGATTGCGCTGAAGAAGACCACGTATCCAAATGCTAGTCACAAAGTGGGCATGTTTGCCCAGAGCACCAAAAAGCAGCACAACAGCAGTCGGCGTCGCAATGGGGGCCTCGACCCCACAATCATCAACGAATTCATACAAAAGAATGGACAGTTTATATTGCCTTTTCTGCAGAATCAAGGCATGACCACGTCCTCAGACGAGGAGGAAAATTCGCGTGCCTCGTTCAAGATACAAGATCTCAATGTGGTGGTCAAGCAGGAGTTaagcgacgacgatgacgatgatgatgatgtcgatGCTGGGCCAACAATCCAAGAGCTGcccaacaatggcaacaaggCGGCGGCATTAGAACATTTTCTGAAGCACATGCAAAAGTCTGGGGAATCCAATCGTCATTCTCGCAACTCGCAGCGCAGTCGCAAGTCACGCAATAAGGAATCTACCAACAAGTCTCACAAACACGGCGGCGTGGAGTTGGATCTCGATCTCGATATGGATTCGAATAGTGATTTCAAGCACAAATACGCACGACAATTGGCTGCTGCAATTGATGTCAACGGTGACTCATTGAGCTGCTCCTCCGCTGAACTCGATATTCCACTCGACATCATGTTGCACAGCTCGTACTCGGGACTCTCAACAGGCAAACCAAATTCACGCAACAGCAAGACTAGTTGTGATGTGGGCATACAGGCCAATCCCTTCGACATTGCCACACACACGTTGCCCAGCTATGGAAACGATGAACTGCAGCAGGCGATGCGATTGCTCAATGCGGCAAGTCGTCAGCGCAACGTACTGCTGTCGGAGGAAGCTACGGAAATGCAATCGCTGCTTGGACCACGACATCAGAAGGAACCAACGATTATGAGCGAATCGGATAAGCTTAAAATGCTGCTACTGCCCTCTAAATAG
- the LOC133835192 gene encoding protein smoothened isoform X2, whose translation MMPSTFIASCLLLFSLPAALFATPASSSTPASSTQGDLEAINGTTNYRLYGKKGKDDKPWLIDLDSRHIHCVRRSRCLEVNATHNTCLGSKLPYGFTSLGLTDYRQEKELDEALSGYYALRHVPKCWAVIQPFLCAVFKPKCEVINGQDMVYLPSYEMCKITLEPCRMLYNTTFFPKFLRCNETLFPMKCSNDAREMKFNVTGKCLAPLVPADNAASYYPGIEGCGVQCKDPLYTDDEHRQIHKLIGYGGTLCLLSNLFVVATFLIDWQNANKYPAVIVFYINLCFLISCFGWLVQFTSGSREDIVCRKDGTLRHSEPTAGENLSCIVIFVLVYYFLTAGMVWFVFLTYAWHWRAMGHVQDRIDKKGSYFHLVAWSLPLVLTITTMALSEVDGSGIVGICFVGYTNHSMRAGLLLGPLCGVILIGGYFITRGMIMLFGLKHFANDIKSTSASNKIHLIIMRMGVCALLTLIFILVAIACHVTEFRHSSEWAESLRQYIFCRITSVFDENSVCKIENRPSVGVLQLHLLCLFSSGILMSTWCWTPSSIETWKRYIKNVARKSSRKSRCPNTRSLHRLGPSARTLRTRADYL comes from the exons ATGATGCC GAGCACTTTCATTGCTAGCTGCCTGTTGCTCTTCAGTCTGCCCGCTGCCCTCTTTGCCACGCCCGCCTCTAGTTCCACGCCAGCGAGCTCAACTCAAGGCGATCTAGAAGCAATCAATGGCACAACCAATTATCGACTGTATGGCAAAAAGGGCAAGGACGACAAGCCTTGGCTGATTGATCTCGACAGCCGGCACATACACTGTGTGCGACGTTCACGATGCCTCGAAGTcaatgccacacacaacacttgCTTGGGTTCCAAGTTACCCTACGGCTTTACCAGTCTGGGCTTGACGGACTATCGCCAGGAGAAGGAGTTGGATGAGGCCTTGAGTGGCTACTATGCGCTAAGACATGTGCCCAAGTGCTGGGCTGTTATACAG CCATTTTTGTGCGCTGTTTTTAAGCCCAAGTGCGAGGTAATCAATGGTCAGGACATGGTCTACCTGCCTTCGTATGAAATGTGCAAGATTACCCTCGAGCCCTGCCGCATGCTGTACAACACAACATTTTTCCCGAAATTTCTGCGTTGCAACGAAACCTTGTTTCCCATGAAGTGCAGTAATGATGCCCgcgaaatgaaattcaatgtAACGGGCAAATGTTTGGCACCTTTGGTGCCCGCCGACAACGCGGCGAGCTATTATCCCGGCATTGAGGGCTGCGGCGTGCAATGCAAGGATCCGTTGTACACGGACGATGAGCATAGACAGATTCACAAGCTCATTGGATATGGTGGAACTTTATGTCTGCTGTCGAATCTGTTTGTGGTCGCAACTTTTCTCATTGACTGGCAGAATGCCAACAAATATCCAGCTGTCATTGTATTTTACATCAATCTGTGCTTTCTTATCTCCTGTTTTGG TTGGCTTGTGCAGTTTACGTCGGGTTCTCGCGAGGATATCGTCTGTCGCAAAGATGGCACACTTCGTCACTCGGAGCCCACGGCCGGCGAGAATCTCTCCTGTATTGTGATATTTGTGCTTGTATACTACTTTTTGACTGCCGGCATGGTGTGGTTTGTATTCCTCACCTATGCTTGGCATTGGCGGGCCATGGGCCATGTGCAAGATCGCATCGACAAGAAGGGTTCATACTTTCATCTGGTGGCTTGGTCGCTGCCCTTGGTGCTAACGATCACAACGATGGCGTTGAGTGAGGTTGATGGCAGCGGCATTGTGGGCATCTGTTTTGTGGGCTACACAAATCATTCGATGCGTGCCGGTTTGCTGCTTGGACCTCTATGCGGCGTCATTCTAATTGGTGGCTATTTCATAACGCGTGGCATGATAATGTTGTTTGGCCTAAAGCATTTTGCCAACGACATTAAATCCACATCGGCTAGCAATAAAATCCATTTGATTATTATGCGGATGGGTGTCTGTGCGCTGttaacattaattttcataCTCGTTGCCATCGCCTGTCATGTGACGGAGTTTCGCCACTCTTCCGAATGGGCCGAAAGCCTTAGGCAGTACATATT TTGTCGCATCACCTCGGTGTTTGATGAGAACAGCGTGTGTAAGATCGAGAATCGTCCCAGCGTTGGCGTGCTCCAACTGCATTTGCTTTGCCTATTCAGTTCGGGCATTTTAATGTCTACGTGGTGCTGGACTCCGTCCTCCATTGAGACCTGGAAGCGTTACATCAaaaa TGTGGCAAGGAAGTCGTCGAGGAAGTCAAGATGCCCAAACACAAGGTCATTGCACAGACTTGGGCCAAGCGCAAGGACTTTGAGGACAAGGGCCGACTATCTATAA